The Longimicrobium sp. genome has a window encoding:
- a CDS encoding SDR family NAD(P)-dependent oxidoreductase, which yields MGDGKPLSGKIAVVTGASRGAGRGIAAVLGERGATVYVTGRSSREAETAGGVGGTIEDVAEEVTARGGEGIAVRCDHTDGAQVEALFERVGRERGRIDILVNNVWGGYERMHEFPGPFWTQPVEVHWRGMFEAGVRAHLLAARHGVPLMLPPEVPREPRMVGICAKCGLYIWQGEAWEPGTRGFFRHAYDCVAQAGQVPARALIVSTIAWLFDRYVGHLYYDTSKAAVVRMAWGLSRELRRFGIASVALAPGFMRTERVMAAHAQHPFDLSATESPEYTGRGVAALAEDAEAMRWTGRVLTAGELARIYGFTDVDGTQPEPFRVPDDEQVEGMSVTG from the coding sequence ATGGGAGACGGGAAGCCGCTGAGCGGGAAGATCGCGGTGGTGACGGGCGCGAGCCGCGGCGCCGGACGCGGCATCGCCGCCGTGCTGGGCGAGCGCGGGGCCACGGTCTACGTCACCGGCCGCAGCTCGCGCGAGGCGGAGACGGCCGGCGGCGTGGGCGGCACCATCGAGGACGTGGCCGAGGAGGTGACCGCGCGCGGCGGCGAGGGGATCGCGGTGCGGTGCGACCACACCGACGGCGCGCAGGTGGAGGCGCTGTTCGAGCGCGTCGGCCGCGAGCGCGGGCGCATCGACATCCTGGTGAACAACGTATGGGGCGGCTACGAGCGGATGCACGAGTTCCCCGGCCCGTTCTGGACGCAGCCGGTGGAGGTGCACTGGCGGGGGATGTTCGAGGCCGGCGTGCGCGCCCACCTCCTCGCCGCGCGCCACGGCGTGCCGCTGATGCTGCCGCCGGAGGTGCCGCGAGAGCCGCGGATGGTGGGCATATGCGCGAAGTGCGGGCTCTACATCTGGCAGGGCGAGGCGTGGGAGCCGGGGACGCGCGGGTTCTTCCGCCACGCGTACGACTGCGTGGCGCAGGCCGGGCAGGTGCCCGCGCGGGCGCTGATCGTGAGCACCATCGCGTGGCTGTTCGACCGCTACGTGGGGCACCTGTACTACGACACGAGCAAGGCGGCGGTGGTGCGGATGGCGTGGGGGCTGTCGCGCGAGCTGCGGCGGTTCGGGATCGCGTCGGTGGCGCTGGCGCCGGGGTTCATGCGCACCGAGCGGGTGATGGCGGCGCACGCGCAGCACCCGTTCGACCTGAGCGCCACCGAGAGCCCGGAGTACACCGGCCGCGGCGTGGCCGCGCTGGCGGAGGACGCGGAGGCGATGCGGTGGACAGGCCGCGTGCTGACCGCGGGCGAGCTGGCGCGGATCTACGGCTTCACCGACGTGGACGGCACCCAGCCCGAGCCCTTCCGCGTCCCCGACGACGAGCAGGTGGAGGGGATGAGCGTCACGGGGTGA
- a CDS encoding TetR/AcrR family transcriptional regulator, with product MSPRLKTATDSEVLEAAIRAISRTGPARLTLAHVAAEAGLAPATLVQRFGSKRGLLLAVSRHGARQNRADFEQARASGTSPLAALVDVLVAGTRWFETPEALANHLAFLQMDLTDPEFLALAVQASDAVRAGVRALLDDAVAAGELAVHGTARLAAAVQAAHDGSLLTWAIHRDGPLADWVRRDLETLLAPYRRRAPSPSVSA from the coding sequence ATGTCCCCACGGCTGAAGACGGCGACGGACAGCGAGGTGCTGGAGGCGGCGATCCGCGCGATCTCCCGCACCGGCCCCGCGCGGCTGACGCTGGCGCACGTGGCCGCCGAGGCGGGGCTGGCGCCGGCCACGCTGGTGCAGCGCTTCGGCTCCAAGCGCGGGCTGCTACTGGCCGTCAGCCGCCACGGCGCGCGGCAGAACCGAGCGGACTTCGAGCAGGCGCGCGCGTCCGGCACGTCGCCGCTGGCCGCGCTGGTGGACGTGCTCGTGGCGGGGACGCGCTGGTTCGAGACGCCCGAGGCGCTGGCCAACCATCTCGCGTTCCTGCAGATGGACCTCACCGATCCCGAGTTCCTGGCGCTCGCCGTCCAGGCGTCCGACGCGGTCCGCGCAGGCGTCCGCGCGCTGCTCGACGACGCCGTGGCCGCCGGCGAGCTGGCGGTGCACGGGACGGCGCGCCTGGCCGCGGCGGTGCAGGCCGCGCACGACGGCTCGCTCCTCACCTGGGCCATCCACCGCGACGGGCCGCTGGCCGACTGGGTGCGGCGCGACCTGGAGACGCTGCTCGCCCCGTATCGCCGCCGCGCCCCGTCTCCATCCGTCTCCGCGTGA